The Petropleomorpha daqingensis genome includes a window with the following:
- a CDS encoding mechanosensitive ion channel family protein codes for MAASTDVFAIAPLTDIRDWVTGRGLVVVLIILGSVLLARFVQWVGAKITDQIDSRASGGDAIVRSEAAKHRHSLTQVLTWVAVVLIYSIAVFLVLQTLGVPVTGLVAPATVLGVGLGFGAQRIVGDILAGFFIITERQYGFGDVVAIAVVGAGEPATGTVEDVTLRITRLRSANGEVVTVPNGQIVKVVNLSRDWARAVVDVPVPTSSDVNRVNEILREVGDEAFRDPALRKLLLDPPSVMGVESLDLDQVSVRVVARTLPGKQFEVGRDLRARIVLAFRRQGMTLPPQSDDDAAPTEVLR; via the coding sequence ATGGCTGCTTCCACCGACGTGTTCGCGATCGCGCCGCTGACCGACATCCGGGACTGGGTGACCGGCCGCGGGCTGGTGGTCGTCCTGATCATCCTCGGGTCGGTCCTGCTGGCCCGCTTCGTGCAGTGGGTCGGCGCCAAGATCACCGACCAGATCGACTCCCGCGCGAGCGGCGGGGACGCGATCGTGCGCTCCGAGGCGGCCAAGCACCGGCACTCGCTCACCCAGGTGCTCACCTGGGTCGCGGTCGTGCTGATCTACTCGATCGCGGTCTTCCTCGTGCTGCAGACGCTCGGCGTGCCGGTCACCGGCCTGGTCGCGCCGGCGACCGTGCTCGGCGTCGGTCTCGGCTTCGGCGCTCAGCGGATCGTCGGCGACATCCTCGCCGGGTTCTTCATCATCACCGAGCGGCAGTACGGGTTCGGCGACGTCGTGGCGATCGCCGTCGTCGGGGCGGGGGAGCCGGCCACCGGCACGGTGGAGGACGTCACGCTGCGGATCACCCGCCTGCGCTCGGCCAACGGCGAGGTCGTGACCGTCCCGAACGGGCAGATCGTCAAGGTCGTCAACCTCTCCCGCGACTGGGCGCGGGCGGTCGTCGACGTCCCGGTGCCGACCAGCAGCGACGTCAACCGGGTCAACGAGATCCTCCGCGAGGTGGGCGACGAGGCCTTCCGCGACCCGGCCCTGCGCAAGCTGCTGCTCGACCCGCCCAGCGTCATGGGGGTGGAGAGCCTCGACCTCGACCAGGTCAGCGTGCGGGTGGTCGCCCGGACGCTGCCCGGCAAGCAGTTCGAGGTCGGCCGCGACCTGCGTGCGCGGATCGTGCTCGCGTTCCGTCGGCAGGGGATGACGCTGCCGCCCCAGTCGGACGACGACGCCGCGCCCACCGAGGTGCTGCGATGA
- a CDS encoding histidine phosphatase family protein, producing the protein MWLVRHGESIGNVADAEAHVQGAGRLKLDVRDPDVPLSETGCSQAQALGRWMADLPEEERPTAVLSSPFTRALTTAQLAAEPLGLRVRIDERLRERDFGAFDGMTGAGIREEYPQEAERRDLLGKFYYRPPGGESWADVALRIRSILATEALRHDGERLLLVAHQAVIMVFRYVLEELTEQELLEIDGAERVANTSLTRYETEDGELRLVQFNAVDHLAAEDEDVTKEPHAAEQT; encoded by the coding sequence GTGTGGCTGGTGCGGCACGGCGAGAGCATCGGCAACGTGGCCGACGCCGAGGCGCACGTGCAGGGCGCCGGTCGGCTGAAGCTCGACGTCCGCGACCCCGACGTACCGCTGTCGGAGACCGGCTGCTCCCAGGCCCAGGCGCTCGGCCGATGGATGGCCGACCTGCCCGAGGAGGAGCGCCCGACGGCGGTGCTCAGCTCGCCGTTCACCCGAGCGCTGACGACGGCGCAGCTGGCCGCCGAGCCGCTCGGGTTGCGGGTGCGGATCGACGAGCGGCTGCGCGAGCGGGACTTCGGCGCGTTCGACGGGATGACCGGCGCCGGGATCCGCGAGGAGTACCCGCAGGAGGCCGAGCGGCGGGACCTGCTCGGCAAGTTCTACTACCGGCCGCCGGGCGGCGAGAGCTGGGCCGATGTCGCGCTGCGGATCCGCAGCATCCTGGCCACCGAGGCGCTGCGGCACGACGGCGAGCGGCTGCTGCTCGTCGCACACCAGGCGGTGATCATGGTCTTCCGGTACGTGCTGGAGGAGCTGACCGAGCAGGAGCTGCTGGAGATCGACGGCGCCGAGCGGGTCGCCAACACCTCGCTCACCCGCTACGAGACCGAGGACGGCGAGCTGCGGCTCGTGCAGTTCAACGCCGTCGACCACCTCGCCGCCGAGGACGAGGACGTCACGAAGGAGCCGCATGCCGCCGAGCAGACCTGA
- a CDS encoding uroporphyrinogen decarboxylase family protein, with product MPRPLPKLATSVVGSLPQPDWLIDRDRLAHQFPPRVRAAELWRVPPELLDEAQDDATLVAIRSQEEAGLDIVTDGEIRRESYSNHFATALDGIDLDNPGSVLNRSGKPIPVPRVVGDIRRPAPIQAEEVRFLRAATDRIVKITVPGPFTMAQQAQDDHYGDDRALALAYADVVRQEIADLFAAGADIVQIDEPWLQARPEVARKYGAEAVSRALEGAAGTVHVHLCFGYAAMVSERPEGYSFLPELADTPADAISVETAQSHLDPATLRPLRGKGIALGVLDLSTPEVETPEVIADRVRRALDDVDVDKLILSSDCGLKYLPRASAAGKMRSLAQAAEIVRGEL from the coding sequence ATGCCTCGTCCGCTCCCGAAGCTGGCCACCTCCGTCGTCGGCAGCCTCCCGCAGCCCGACTGGCTGATCGACCGCGACCGATTGGCCCACCAGTTCCCGCCCCGGGTGCGCGCCGCGGAGCTGTGGCGGGTGCCGCCGGAGCTCCTCGACGAGGCCCAGGACGACGCCACGCTGGTGGCGATCCGGTCGCAGGAGGAGGCCGGCCTGGACATCGTCACCGACGGTGAGATCCGCCGGGAGTCCTACTCCAACCACTTCGCCACCGCGCTCGACGGCATCGACCTCGACAACCCCGGCAGCGTGCTCAACCGGTCGGGCAAGCCGATCCCCGTGCCGCGGGTGGTCGGGGACATCCGCCGGCCGGCGCCGATCCAGGCCGAGGAGGTGCGCTTCCTGCGCGCGGCCACCGACCGGATCGTCAAGATCACCGTGCCGGGGCCGTTCACCATGGCGCAGCAGGCGCAGGACGACCACTACGGCGACGACCGCGCGCTGGCGCTGGCCTACGCCGACGTCGTCCGGCAGGAGATCGCCGACCTGTTCGCGGCCGGCGCCGACATCGTGCAGATCGACGAGCCGTGGCTGCAGGCCCGCCCGGAGGTGGCCCGGAAGTACGGCGCGGAGGCCGTGTCGCGCGCCCTGGAGGGAGCGGCCGGGACGGTGCACGTGCACCTGTGCTTCGGCTACGCCGCGATGGTCTCCGAGCGGCCCGAGGGCTACTCGTTCCTGCCCGAGCTGGCCGACACCCCGGCCGACGCGATCTCGGTGGAGACCGCGCAGTCGCACCTGGACCCCGCCACGCTGCGTCCGCTGCGCGGCAAGGGCATCGCCCTCGGCGTCCTCGACCTGTCCACGCCGGAGGTGGAGACGCCCGAGGTGATCGCCGACCGTGTCCGCCGGGCCCTGGACGACGTCGACGTCGACAAGCTCATCCTGTCCAGCGACTGCGGCCTGAAGTACCTGCCTCGCGCGTCGGCCGCCGGGAAGATGCGCTCCCTGGCTCAGGCCGCGGAGATCGTGCGCGGCGAGCTGTAG
- a CDS encoding LysR family transcriptional regulator codes for METRELRYFVAVAEELHFGRAAQRLGMAQPPLSRAIAQLERRLGAALLERTSRGVTLTTAGAVLLREARAALDAVDAAERRTRRAAGGAPGVVLVTKAAASAELLARLLDAYAAEPGAVPVEVLLCGPGEQERFLRDGRADVGLLHRPFDATAGLDVEELGTEGQVVLLPAGHPLTGRPSVRLADLEELPGLPAARWPRRDGTYPEGPGPQVRDHAQLLQLIGLGRTSAVLPESVRRHLRDEIAAVPVVDAPAVTTVIAWPPQSRSRAVADLVRTATRVYSSPRTISAA; via the coding sequence GTGGAGACGCGGGAGCTGCGGTACTTCGTGGCGGTCGCCGAGGAGCTGCACTTCGGCCGGGCGGCACAGCGGCTGGGCATGGCGCAACCCCCGCTGTCACGGGCCATCGCCCAGCTCGAACGGCGGCTCGGAGCGGCGCTGCTGGAACGCACGAGCCGCGGGGTCACCCTGACGACGGCCGGGGCCGTGCTGCTCCGCGAGGCCCGTGCCGCGCTGGACGCGGTCGACGCCGCCGAGCGGCGCACCCGCCGTGCCGCGGGGGGCGCCCCGGGCGTCGTCCTGGTCACCAAGGCTGCCGCGTCCGCCGAGCTGCTGGCGAGGCTGCTCGACGCCTACGCGGCCGAGCCCGGCGCGGTCCCCGTCGAGGTCCTCCTGTGCGGCCCCGGCGAGCAGGAGCGGTTCCTGCGCGACGGGCGGGCCGACGTCGGCCTGCTGCACCGGCCGTTCGACGCCACGGCGGGGCTGGACGTCGAAGAGCTCGGCACGGAGGGCCAGGTCGTGCTCCTGCCGGCCGGCCACCCGCTCACCGGCCGGCCGTCGGTGCGGCTGGCCGACCTCGAGGAGCTGCCCGGGCTGCCGGCCGCCCGCTGGCCGCGCCGGGACGGCACCTACCCCGAGGGCCCCGGTCCGCAGGTCCGCGATCACGCCCAGCTGCTGCAGCTGATCGGGCTGGGTCGCACGTCGGCGGTGCTGCCGGAGTCGGTCCGGCGGCACCTGCGCGACGAGATCGCGGCCGTGCCCGTGGTCGACGCGCCGGCCGTCACGACGGTGATCGCCTGGCCGCCGCAGAGCCGGTCCCGCGCGGTCGCCGATCTCGTCCGGACGGCGACCCGCGTCTACAGCTCGCCGCGCACGATCTCCGCGGCCTGA
- a CDS encoding SDR family NAD(P)-dependent oxidoreductase, producing MSGQTIALVTGANKGIGYEIAAGLGALGWRVGVGARDERRRETAVEKLRAGGADAFGVPLDVTDDASVAAAAALLEEGGGLDVLVNNAAITGGLPQNPTAVSRSSSGRSSRPT from the coding sequence ATGAGCGGACAGACGATCGCGCTGGTCACCGGCGCGAACAAGGGCATCGGGTACGAGATCGCGGCCGGACTCGGCGCGCTGGGCTGGCGGGTCGGTGTCGGCGCCCGGGACGAGCGGCGCCGCGAGACGGCGGTAGAGAAGCTGCGTGCCGGCGGGGCCGACGCGTTCGGCGTCCCCCTGGACGTCACCGACGACGCGAGCGTGGCCGCCGCTGCCGCGCTCCTCGAGGAGGGCGGCGGCCTCGACGTGCTGGTCAACAACGCCGCCATCACCGGAGGTCTGCCGCAGAACCCGACCGCTGTCTCCCGGAGCAGCTCCGGACGGTCGTCGAGACCAACGTGA
- a CDS encoding C40 family peptidase: MLTAALSASLAGTLTPAAAAPSSAADAKTLVEQTGAQLSQLDEQVHQAEAIVAQQQQAATDAAAQAAAAKAAVDAYGPQLQAIAKSGISGSTQSRLAAFLTSESAADLVDQMTTLDMIASHVQGVISAVAAAQAQAAAAQAAADQAAAQAQSSLAQLQAQQQQLQQQADQYEADFKRLSAAEQAQVSTALGGPSLSAPNADVIVSGVANEVIATAIRTALAQVGKPYVFGASGPNGFDCSGLTMFAYAAAGVSLPHSSSAQSRLGVAVSRSELQPGDLVYFYSPVSHVGLYIGNGMMVHARTYGQPVAVTTVDMNGYAGARRIITGG; this comes from the coding sequence GTGCTGACGGCGGCGCTCTCGGCCTCCCTCGCCGGCACGCTCACCCCCGCCGCCGCGGCGCCCAGCAGCGCCGCCGACGCGAAGACCCTCGTCGAGCAGACCGGCGCCCAGCTCTCGCAGCTCGACGAGCAGGTCCACCAGGCCGAGGCCATCGTCGCCCAGCAGCAGCAGGCCGCCACCGACGCCGCCGCCCAGGCCGCGGCCGCGAAGGCCGCCGTCGACGCCTACGGGCCGCAGCTGCAGGCGATCGCGAAGAGCGGCATCAGCGGCTCCACCCAGTCGCGGCTCGCGGCGTTCCTCACCAGCGAGTCCGCCGCCGACCTCGTCGACCAGATGACGACGCTGGACATGATCGCCTCCCACGTGCAGGGCGTGATCTCCGCGGTCGCCGCCGCCCAGGCCCAGGCCGCCGCCGCGCAGGCGGCCGCCGACCAGGCCGCGGCGCAGGCCCAGTCCTCGCTCGCCCAGCTGCAGGCGCAGCAGCAGCAGCTGCAGCAGCAGGCCGACCAGTACGAGGCCGACTTCAAGCGGCTGAGCGCGGCCGAGCAGGCGCAGGTCTCCACCGCGCTGGGCGGCCCGTCGCTGTCCGCGCCGAACGCCGACGTCATCGTCTCCGGCGTCGCCAACGAGGTCATCGCGACGGCGATCCGCACCGCCCTGGCGCAGGTGGGCAAGCCCTACGTCTTCGGTGCCTCGGGCCCCAACGGCTTCGACTGCTCGGGTCTGACGATGTTCGCCTACGCTGCGGCCGGTGTCTCGCTGCCGCACTCCAGCTCCGCGCAGTCCCGGCTCGGCGTCGCCGTCTCCCGCTCGGAGCTGCAGCCCGGCGACCTCGTCTACTTCTACTCGCCGGTCAGCCACGTGGGCCTCTACATCGGCAACGGGATGATGGTGCACGCCCGGACCTACGGGCAGCCCGTCGCCGTCACCACCGTGGACATGAACGGCTACGCCGGCGCCCGGCGCATCATCACCGGCGGCTGA
- a CDS encoding thioesterase family protein — protein sequence MDVPGELYLPTGDGFVATALTIGPWDAGFQHAGPPAALLLREAERASGIEAGQTVRLAYDIFAPVPVGPVRVRASVVRPGRRIELVEAVLDTGDERPLMRLSAWRMRVRDDAPGGEVVVPVAIPGPYDSRAEVAGFFTQDVAYHRALDWRFAHGSFNAPGPAAAWTRPACDLVQGEEITPLQHLLVMTDAASGISTELDWTTSTFANVDLCIALHRPPAGDWLGMDARTTLGGTGAAQCFADLYDVSGRIGRSTQSLFVEPR from the coding sequence CGTCGCCACCGCGCTGACCATCGGCCCCTGGGACGCCGGCTTCCAGCACGCCGGGCCGCCGGCGGCGCTGCTGCTGCGCGAGGCGGAGCGGGCCAGCGGGATCGAGGCCGGCCAGACCGTGCGGCTGGCCTACGACATCTTCGCGCCGGTGCCGGTCGGGCCGGTGCGGGTGCGGGCGTCCGTCGTCCGGCCGGGCCGGCGCATCGAGCTGGTCGAGGCGGTGCTCGACACCGGGGACGAGCGCCCGCTCATGCGGCTGTCCGCCTGGCGGATGCGCGTCCGCGACGACGCCCCTGGCGGGGAGGTCGTCGTCCCGGTCGCCATCCCCGGGCCGTACGACAGCCGGGCGGAGGTCGCCGGGTTCTTCACGCAGGACGTCGCCTACCACCGGGCGCTGGACTGGCGCTTCGCGCACGGCAGCTTCAACGCCCCCGGCCCGGCCGCGGCGTGGACCCGCCCCGCCTGCGACCTGGTGCAGGGCGAGGAGATCACCCCGCTGCAGCACCTGCTGGTGATGACCGACGCGGCCAGCGGCATCTCCACCGAGCTGGACTGGACCACCTCGACGTTCGCCAACGTCGACCTCTGCATCGCCCTGCACCGCCCACCGGCCGGCGACTGGCTGGGCATGGACGCCCGGACGACGCTCGGCGGCACCGGGGCCGCCCAGTGCTTCGCCGACCTCTACGACGTCTCGGGCCGGATCGGCCGCTCCACCCAGTCGCTGTTCGTGGAGCCGCGCTGA
- a CDS encoding NAD(P)H-hydrate dehydratase, with product MPPSRPEPALVTPPLLRGWALPEPTGGKEARGSILVIGGSSQTLGAVLLAAEAALRAGAGKLQVATAESVAPFAATALPEALVQALPQSDSGAILAEAADVVRELAEAADAVLIGPGMQDVEETQGFGDRLLPHLRGPVALDALGLASVTADVDCLRHLDARVVLTPNPTELAIALHVEQDEVEDDPSAATLELAGRAKAAVGLGGATAWIAAPDGRLWRDDSGGAGLGVSGSGDVRAGIVAGLLARGAEPAQAAVWGSHLHGRAGERLAATIGRLGFLARELPYQIPAVIDDIAI from the coding sequence ATGCCGCCGAGCAGACCTGAGCCCGCGCTGGTCACCCCGCCGCTGCTGCGGGGGTGGGCCCTGCCCGAGCCGACCGGCGGCAAGGAGGCGCGCGGCTCGATCCTCGTGATCGGCGGCAGCAGCCAGACGCTCGGCGCGGTCCTGCTCGCCGCCGAGGCGGCGCTGCGCGCCGGCGCCGGCAAGCTCCAGGTGGCGACGGCGGAGTCGGTGGCCCCGTTCGCCGCCACGGCCCTGCCCGAGGCGCTGGTGCAGGCGCTGCCGCAGAGCGACAGCGGGGCGATCCTCGCCGAGGCCGCCGACGTCGTCCGCGAGCTGGCCGAGGCGGCCGACGCCGTCCTGATCGGTCCCGGCATGCAGGACGTCGAGGAGACCCAGGGCTTCGGCGACCGGCTGCTGCCGCACCTGCGGGGCCCGGTCGCCCTCGACGCGCTCGGGCTGGCCAGCGTCACCGCCGACGTCGACTGCCTGCGCCACCTGGACGCCCGCGTCGTCCTCACCCCGAACCCGACCGAGCTGGCGATCGCGTTGCACGTGGAACAGGACGAGGTGGAGGACGACCCGTCCGCGGCGACCCTCGAGCTGGCCGGGCGGGCGAAGGCTGCCGTCGGGCTGGGCGGCGCGACGGCGTGGATCGCCGCACCCGACGGCCGGCTGTGGCGCGACGACAGCGGTGGGGCCGGGCTGGGTGTCTCCGGCTCCGGCGACGTCCGCGCCGGGATCGTGGCCGGGCTGCTGGCCCGCGGCGCCGAGCCGGCGCAGGCCGCGGTCTGGGGCTCGCACCTGCACGGCCGCGCCGGCGAGCGGCTGGCCGCCACCATCGGCCGGCTCGGCTTCCTCGCTCGCGAGCTGCCCTACCAGATCCCCGCCGTCATCGACGACATCGCGATCTAG
- a CDS encoding zinc-dependent alcohol dehydrogenase family protein produces the protein MRALIFEAFGGPLSVRDLPAPDPATDGVVVEVAASGICRSDWHGWQGHDPDVVLPHVPGHELAGTVAAVGHGVRRWRVGDRVTVPFVNACGRCAQCAAGEHQVCPNQTQPGFTHWGSLAQFVALDAADVNLVALPDELSMSTAATLGCRYATAFRAVVQVAGVRPGEWVAVHGCGGVGLSAVQIAVAAGARVVAVDVAAGALELARRFGAAATVHGDDDVPAAVADLTGGGAHVSLDTLGAALTCTNSVRSLRPRGRHVQVGLLPPAQGRPEVPMERVIALELALLGSHGMAAHAYPELLGLVADGRLRPQELVTREIGLDDAGAALAGMGAEPGITVVTAFG, from the coding sequence GTGCGTGCGTTGATCTTCGAGGCCTTCGGTGGACCGCTGAGCGTCCGCGACCTGCCCGCTCCCGACCCGGCGACCGACGGCGTCGTCGTCGAGGTGGCCGCGAGCGGGATCTGCCGCAGCGACTGGCACGGCTGGCAAGGCCACGACCCGGACGTCGTCCTCCCGCACGTGCCGGGCCACGAGCTGGCCGGGACCGTGGCCGCGGTGGGCCACGGCGTGCGGCGCTGGCGGGTCGGAGACCGGGTGACCGTGCCGTTCGTCAACGCCTGCGGCCGCTGCGCCCAGTGCGCGGCCGGCGAGCACCAGGTCTGCCCGAACCAGACCCAGCCCGGCTTCACGCACTGGGGATCGCTCGCGCAGTTCGTCGCGCTCGACGCCGCCGACGTCAACCTGGTCGCGCTGCCCGACGAGCTGTCGATGAGCACCGCGGCCACCCTCGGCTGCCGCTATGCCACGGCGTTCCGGGCGGTGGTGCAGGTCGCCGGCGTGCGGCCGGGCGAGTGGGTCGCCGTGCACGGCTGCGGCGGCGTCGGGCTCTCGGCGGTGCAGATCGCGGTCGCCGCCGGTGCCCGGGTGGTCGCGGTCGACGTCGCGGCCGGCGCGCTGGAGCTGGCCCGGCGGTTCGGGGCGGCGGCCACGGTCCACGGGGACGACGACGTCCCGGCCGCCGTGGCCGACCTGACCGGCGGCGGCGCGCACGTCTCGCTCGACACCCTCGGCGCGGCGCTCACCTGCACGAACTCCGTGCGCAGCCTCCGGCCGCGGGGCCGGCACGTGCAGGTCGGCCTGCTGCCGCCCGCGCAGGGCCGCCCCGAGGTGCCGATGGAGCGGGTGATCGCGCTGGAGCTGGCGCTGCTGGGCAGCCACGGCATGGCCGCGCACGCCTACCCCGAGCTGCTCGGCCTGGTCGCCGACGGCCGTCTGCGGCCGCAGGAGCTGGTCACCCGCGAGATCGGCCTCGACGACGCCGGTGCCGCGCTGGCGGGGATGGGCGCCGAGCCCGGCATCACCGTCGTCACGGCCTTCGGCTGA
- a CDS encoding gamma carbonic anhydrase family protein — MAENYIAELDFGAPKIDDEAFVAPTAVVVGAVTMGPQSSIWYGAVARADHEVIEIGEGSNVQDGCTLHSDPGFPLVLGRGVTVGHNVVLHGAHVEDDVLVGMGSVVMNGARIGTGSIVAAGAVVTPGTQVPPGSLVGGVPAKVLRQTNDDDLAHIKGNAASYVERLPTARRVRPVVRHKLPPAGMVPGDDMS, encoded by the coding sequence GTGGCGGAGAACTACATCGCGGAACTCGACTTCGGCGCGCCGAAGATCGACGACGAGGCGTTCGTGGCGCCGACGGCCGTGGTCGTCGGCGCGGTGACGATGGGGCCTCAGTCCAGCATCTGGTACGGCGCGGTCGCCCGGGCCGACCACGAGGTCATCGAGATCGGGGAGGGGTCGAACGTGCAGGACGGCTGCACGCTGCACTCCGACCCCGGCTTCCCGCTCGTGCTCGGCCGCGGGGTCACCGTCGGCCACAACGTCGTCCTGCACGGCGCCCACGTCGAGGACGACGTCCTCGTCGGCATGGGCAGCGTCGTGATGAACGGCGCCCGGATCGGCACCGGCTCGATCGTCGCCGCGGGCGCCGTCGTCACCCCTGGCACGCAGGTGCCGCCGGGGTCGTTGGTGGGCGGCGTCCCGGCCAAGGTGCTGCGCCAGACGAACGACGACGACCTCGCGCACATCAAGGGCAACGCGGCCAGCTACGTCGAGCGGCTGCCCACCGCCCGCCGGGTGCGGCCGGTGGTGCGGCACAAGCTGCCCCCGGCCGGCATGGTGCCCGGCGACGACATGAGCTGA
- a CDS encoding cysteine desulfurase-like protein, which yields MSSYDVEAVRAAFPALKAGTAHFDGPGGTQVPEAVARAVAETLTSPIANRGRTTQAERNADDVVLAARTAMADLLHADPGGIVFGRSATALTMDLARTLAAGWGPGDEVVVTRLDHDANVRPWVLAAEAAGATVRWLPFDPATGELDDVATVLTDRTTLVAVTGASNLIGTRPPLPEIAAAVHDAGALLAVDGVHLTAHVAVDVAAFGADFYTCSPYKFLGPHCGVLAAAPSLLERLHPAKLLPSTGAVPERFELGTLPYELMAGTTAAVDFLADLVPGDAADRRDRLVASLTALEEHEDALLERLQAGIAELPGVTVWSRAARRTPTVLLTFDGRDAADAYRFLAERGVNAPAGNFYAIEASRWLGLGDAGGLRAGLAPYTDADDVDRLVTGLADFLR from the coding sequence ATGAGCAGCTACGACGTCGAGGCCGTCCGAGCGGCCTTTCCGGCGCTGAAGGCCGGCACCGCGCACTTCGACGGGCCCGGCGGCACGCAGGTTCCCGAGGCGGTCGCCCGGGCCGTCGCCGAGACGCTGACCTCGCCGATCGCGAACCGCGGGCGCACCACCCAGGCGGAGCGCAACGCCGACGACGTCGTCCTGGCCGCGCGGACCGCCATGGCCGACCTGCTGCACGCCGACCCCGGCGGCATCGTCTTCGGTCGCAGCGCCACCGCGCTGACCATGGACCTCGCCCGCACCCTGGCCGCCGGCTGGGGCCCCGGCGACGAGGTCGTGGTGACCCGGCTCGACCACGACGCCAACGTGCGGCCGTGGGTGCTCGCCGCCGAGGCGGCCGGCGCGACCGTGCGCTGGCTGCCGTTCGACCCGGCCACCGGCGAGCTGGACGACGTCGCCACCGTGCTCACCGACCGGACGACGCTGGTCGCGGTCACCGGGGCGAGCAACCTGATCGGCACCCGCCCGCCGCTGCCGGAGATCGCCGCAGCGGTGCACGACGCCGGCGCGCTCCTCGCCGTCGACGGCGTCCACCTGACCGCGCACGTCGCCGTCGACGTCGCCGCGTTCGGCGCGGACTTCTACACCTGCTCGCCGTACAAGTTCCTCGGCCCGCACTGCGGCGTGCTGGCTGCGGCGCCGTCGCTGCTCGAGCGGCTGCACCCGGCGAAGCTGCTGCCCTCGACCGGCGCCGTCCCGGAGCGGTTCGAGCTGGGCACGCTGCCCTACGAGCTCATGGCCGGGACGACGGCGGCCGTCGACTTCCTCGCCGACCTCGTGCCCGGCGACGCGGCGGACCGTCGCGACCGCCTGGTCGCCTCGCTCACCGCGCTCGAGGAGCACGAGGACGCGCTGCTGGAGCGGCTGCAGGCCGGGATCGCCGAGCTGCCCGGCGTCACGGTCTGGTCGCGGGCGGCCCGGCGCACGCCGACGGTGCTGCTCACCTTCGACGGCCGCGACGCCGCCGACGCGTACCGGTTCCTCGCCGAGCGGGGCGTCAACGCGCCCGCCGGCAACTTCTACGCGATCGAGGCCAGCCGGTGGCTCGGTCTCGGCGACGCCGGCGGCCTGCGGGCGGGGCTCGCGCCTTACACCGACGCCGACGACGTCGACCGGCTGGTCACCGGCCTGGCCGACTTCCTGCGCTGA
- a CDS encoding SDR family NAD(P)-dependent oxidoreductase, giving the protein MIGALRVTNAVLPMLRRSAAPRIVMMSSGVGSLTRQTTPGADTGPISGAYSPSKTFLNALVVQYAKELAGTNVLINAACPGYVATDLNGFRGVRTPEQGAAVAIRLATLPDDGPTGGFFEDAGVVPW; this is encoded by the coding sequence GTGATCGGCGCGCTCCGGGTCACGAACGCGGTGCTCCCGATGCTGCGGCGCTCGGCGGCGCCGCGGATCGTGATGATGTCCAGCGGGGTCGGCTCGCTGACCCGGCAGACCACCCCGGGCGCTGACACCGGCCCCATCTCCGGGGCGTACTCGCCGTCGAAGACGTTCCTCAACGCTCTCGTGGTCCAGTACGCCAAGGAGCTCGCGGGCACGAACGTCCTGATCAACGCCGCCTGCCCGGGCTACGTCGCGACCGACCTCAACGGGTTCCGCGGGGTCCGCACGCCCGAGCAGGGCGCGGCCGTCGCGATCCGGCTGGCGACGCTGCCCGACGACGGCCCGACCGGCGGGTTCTTCGAGGACGCCGGCGTCGTGCCGTGGTGA
- a CDS encoding YdeI/OmpD-associated family protein, protein MTAPTDLPVHRFADQAAFEAWLEAEHERAPGIYVVIAKKGAPEPTLKQAEMVESLLCFGWIDGRANKLDDHHFTVRVTPRRAKSVWSKKNVDWVGRLVEAGRMRPAGMAAVEAAKADGRWDRAYAGPASITVPDDLTAALAEHPGATEFFEKLDSTNRYAVLWRVHTAASPQTRAKRIATLAQMLAEGRTIH, encoded by the coding sequence GTGACTGCCCCGACCGACCTGCCCGTTCACCGGTTCGCCGACCAGGCGGCGTTCGAGGCCTGGCTGGAGGCCGAGCACGAGCGCGCGCCCGGCATCTACGTCGTCATCGCCAAGAAGGGCGCGCCCGAGCCGACGCTCAAGCAGGCCGAGATGGTCGAGTCGCTGCTCTGCTTCGGCTGGATCGACGGGCGCGCCAACAAGCTCGACGACCACCACTTCACCGTGCGGGTCACGCCACGACGGGCGAAGAGCGTGTGGTCGAAGAAGAACGTCGACTGGGTGGGTCGGCTGGTCGAGGCCGGCCGGATGCGCCCGGCGGGCATGGCCGCGGTCGAGGCGGCCAAGGCCGACGGCCGGTGGGACCGCGCCTACGCCGGACCGGCGTCCATCACCGTTCCCGACGACCTCACCGCGGCGCTGGCCGAGCACCCCGGCGCCACGGAGTTCTTCGAGAAGCTCGACAGCACCAACCGCTACGCCGTCCTGTGGCGGGTGCACACCGCGGCCAGCCCGCAGACGCGCGCGAAACGGATCGCCACGCTGGCGCAGATGCTGGCCGAGGGCCGCACCATCCACTGA